Sequence from the Candidatus Poseidoniia archaeon genome:
GGCCGCGGCATCTTGCCGCGCGGCCCCAGCACGACCCCCAGCGACTTGCCGATGTCGGCCATCATACTGATTTCGGCGACGAAGTAGTCGATGCCGTCGACGACCTTGCGCGCGCGGCGCTTGTTGTCGGCGAGGTCGCCCAGCTCTTCGGGGGTAATCATCAGGTCGGCGTGCGCCTTCGCCTTCTCGGCCAGCTCCTTGCGCGCGAAGACGCCGACTTTCGCCGGACGCCCGCGGCCGTGCGGCAGCGCCAGCTCGTCGTTGATACGCTTCTGCGGGTTCTGCAGGTCGACATCGCGCAGGTTAATCGCTACGTCCACCGTCTCGGTGAACTTGCGCTCCTTGCGCGTCTCGAGCGCGTCTGCGATAGCCTGCTTCATGTCGCCTGCGATGGTTTCACCCCCGTAGTGTGCGGGGCAGCGCCCCTCCTACGGACTTCGCGCCGCACCCGGGGACGTATTTAAGGATTCAGCGCGCAGTCTTCAGCCACTCCAGGTCGGACTGGTAGAGCATGCGGATATCATCGAGGCCGAGCCGCAGCATCGCCAGCCGCTCGAGCCCCAGCCCCCACGCCAGCACCGGCGTATCGATGCCGAAGGGCGCGGTGACCTCGGGGCGGAAGATGCCGGAGCCGCCCAGCTCGAGCCAGCGGTCGCCGAATTTTACTTCGATTTCCATCGACGGCTCGGTGTAGGGGAAGTAGGCGGGGCGCACGCGGACGTCGGGGAAGCCCATGCGGCGGTAGAATTCTTTCAGCACGCCAATCAGCATCCCGAAGCTCGCCTCCTCCTCCATGATGATGCCCTCGACCTGCGTGAATTCCGGCAGGTGCGTCGCGTCGACCGCCTCGCGCCGGAAGACGCGCCCCACGGCGAAGACCCGCACCGGCGGGTCGGGGTGCTCCGACAGGTAGCGGATGGTGCTGACCGTTGTGTGCGTCCGCAGTAGCGCCTGCTGGGCGACCTCGCGCGACCAGTCGTAGCGCCAGCCGGTCGAGCCGGTGTCGCCGCCAGTCTCGTGGACCGCCTTGACCGCCGCGACCGCCTCTTCGTCATCGAGCAGGAATGACTTCGGGTCGTCCAGATACAGAGTGTCCTGCAGCTCGCGCGCCGGGTGGTCCT
This genomic interval carries:
- a CDS encoding 50S ribosomal protein L1 translates to MKQAIADALETRKERKFTETVDVAINLRDVDLQNPQKRINDELALPHGRGRPAKVGVFARKELAEKAKAHADLMITPEELGDLADNKRRARKVVDGIDYFVAEISMMADIGKSLGVVLGPRGKMPRPVPPTADIARVIDGLHNLVVLRSRDRPTFHVSIGNVAMEQEKLAENLETVLKRVESHLDRGDQNIASVWVKTTMGKAVRV